A DNA window from Ipomoea triloba cultivar NCNSP0323 chromosome 10, ASM357664v1 contains the following coding sequences:
- the LOC116031434 gene encoding proteasome subunit beta type-7-B-like — protein sequence MVKATTDVPAKGGFSFDLCRRNEMLVKKGLQPSSFLKTGTTIVGLIFQDGVILGADTRATEGPIVADKNCEKIHYMAPNIYCCGAGTAADTEAVTDMVSSQLKLHRYHTGRESRVVTALTLLKSHLFSYQGYVSAALVLGGVDITGPHLHTIYPHGSTDTLPFATMGSGSLAAMSVFESRYREGLTREDGIQLVTDAILAGIFNDLGSGSNVDVCVITKGHAEYIRNHKLPNPRTYPQKGYTFPKKTEVLLTKITPLREMVEVIEGGDAMEE from the exons ATGGTGAAGGCAACGACGGATGTTCCGGCCAAGGGCGGTTTTAGCTTCGATTTGTGCAGAAGGAATGAGATGCTCGTGAAGAAAGGGCTTCAGCCTTCGTCTTTCCTCAAGACTGGAACTACCATCGTgggattaatttttcag GATGGTGTTATTCTTGGAGCGGACACACGAGCCACTGAAGGACCCATAGTTGCTGATAAGAATTGTGAGAAAATTCACTACATGGCTCCTAATATTTATTGTTGTGGAGCAGGGACTGCAGCTGATACCGAGGCTGTAACTG ACATGGTCAGTTCCCAACTGAAGCTTCATAGATATCACACTGGTCGTGAATCCAGGGTTGTGACAGCTCTTACACTTTTGAAGTCCCATCTTTTCAG TTACCAAGGATATGTTTCAGCTGCTTTGGTTCTTGGGGGAGTTGATATCACCGGTCCTCATTTGCACACT ATTTATCCGCATGGTTCAACTGACACACTGCCATTTGCTACAATGGGCTCTGGTTCCCTAGCAGCAATGTCTGTCTTTGAGTCAAGATACAGAGAAGGGCTTACT AGGGAAGACGGAATTCAACTGGTGACAGATGCCATACTGGCAGGAATTTTCAATGATCTGGGTAGTGGAAGCAATGTTGATGTTTGTGTTATAACAAAG GGGCATGCAGAATACATTAGAAACCACAAGTTGCCGAATCCCCGAACCTATCCTCAGAAGGGTTATACTTTTCCTAAAAAGACTG AGGTTCTTCTGACGAAAATTACACCCTTGAGAGAGATGGTGGAAGTGATAGAAGGTGGTGATGCTATGGAAGAGTGA